From a single Nostoc sp. MS1 genomic region:
- a CDS encoding O-linked N-acetylglucosamine transferase, SPINDLY family protein: protein MLSLTSPNQWQQLAEKHLLAGNYFQAASLYEEAISKEPEIKSYYWNLGLMLLLQGQDVEAQTTWFMAMMEGEPEELEAGNCELVKILETEAQRQEELENYTICEKIRQNIKEFSPLEIHNLLHLLKLSIKLETYTGEELQELGIIQILESEPSIEVNLELLMAALKSVLDYAPAHPLTIDFVKACLPHCKNNPQALLVTLLPAAIDIGYSHRQYSVAAQLCELYLKVNPHNQEVIGHLASIYQNAGQYEKGIEVSKLFYSLVEEPANKVFANRQILRGLMTAGGHWQESYSAHHHQESLVKLLIEDNPTQLDNARISRLFNANFFTPYIEDNPRENRNIQNQLMGICQANIVNCNRAEIDKYSQGNFARKKQNCQKKKLNIGYLSHCLRSHSVGWLARWLFQYHDRDKFQVNAYFINTSPALDPLHEWYLGKIDKGYKSNEYLQIAEEIYQDEIDILIDLDSITLDTTCDIIAIKPAPIQVTWLGWDASGIPAVDYFIADPYVLPDSAQEYYKEKIWRLPQTYVAVDGFEVSVPTVRRDQLNIPDDAIVYLCGQRGFKRHPDITRLQLQILKEVPNSYLLIKGISDEESLKIFFDELADEERVDTSRLRFLPIVFSESIHRANLGIADVVLDTYPYNGATTTLETLWMCIPMVTKVGEQFAARNSYTMMMNAGITEGIAWTDEEYVEWGVRLGKDEALRKEIAWKLKQSRKTSPLWNGKQFTREMENAYTQMWQRYIQD from the coding sequence ATGCTTTCCTTAACTTCTCCAAACCAATGGCAACAGCTTGCAGAAAAACATCTACTAGCAGGAAATTATTTTCAGGCTGCTAGTCTTTATGAAGAAGCAATTAGTAAAGAGCCTGAAATTAAATCTTATTATTGGAATTTGGGTTTAATGTTGCTTTTACAAGGTCAAGATGTAGAAGCACAAACAACTTGGTTCATGGCAATGATGGAAGGAGAACCAGAAGAACTTGAAGCTGGGAATTGTGAATTGGTAAAAATTTTAGAAACAGAAGCTCAACGGCAAGAAGAACTAGAAAATTATACAATTTGCGAAAAAATACGTCAAAATATTAAAGAATTTTCTCCTCTAGAGATTCACAACTTATTACATCTACTCAAACTATCTATTAAATTAGAAACTTATACAGGTGAAGAGTTACAAGAGCTAGGAATTATCCAAATTCTAGAATCTGAACCTAGTATTGAAGTTAATTTAGAATTATTAATGGCAGCTTTAAAGAGTGTTTTAGATTATGCACCTGCTCATCCTTTAACCATAGATTTCGTCAAAGCTTGTTTACCACATTGCAAAAATAATCCCCAAGCCTTACTAGTAACTTTGTTACCTGCTGCCATAGATATTGGTTATTCTCATAGACAATATAGTGTAGCAGCCCAATTATGTGAACTCTACTTAAAAGTAAATCCTCATAACCAAGAAGTCATCGGTCATCTGGCTAGCATTTATCAAAATGCGGGTCAATATGAAAAAGGTATAGAAGTTTCTAAATTATTCTATTCTCTAGTAGAAGAACCAGCCAATAAGGTTTTTGCTAATCGCCAAATTTTGAGAGGGCTAATGACCGCAGGTGGTCATTGGCAAGAATCTTATTCTGCCCATCACCATCAAGAATCATTAGTAAAATTGCTAATAGAAGATAATCCTACACAACTTGACAATGCGAGAATATCTCGATTATTTAATGCTAATTTTTTTACACCTTATATAGAAGATAATCCTAGAGAAAATAGAAATATTCAAAATCAATTAATGGGTATCTGCCAGGCAAATATAGTTAATTGTAATCGAGCAGAAATAGACAAATATTCTCAAGGCAATTTTGCTAGAAAAAAACAAAATTGCCAGAAGAAAAAATTAAATATAGGCTACTTATCCCATTGTTTAAGAAGCCACTCAGTAGGTTGGTTAGCACGATGGTTATTTCAGTACCACGACAGAGACAAATTTCAAGTTAATGCCTATTTTATAAACACTAGTCCAGCTTTAGACCCCTTACATGAATGGTATCTTGGTAAGATTGATAAAGGTTATAAATCAAATGAATATTTGCAAATTGCTGAAGAAATTTATCAAGATGAAATTGATATTTTAATTGATTTAGATAGCATTACTTTAGATACTACTTGTGACATCATAGCTATAAAACCTGCACCTATTCAAGTTACTTGGCTTGGTTGGGATGCGTCAGGAATTCCAGCCGTAGATTATTTTATTGCTGACCCCTACGTTTTACCAGATTCAGCCCAAGAATACTACAAAGAAAAAATCTGGCGTTTACCTCAAACTTATGTTGCAGTAGATGGGTTTGAAGTAAGTGTGCCTACAGTTCGTCGTGATCAATTAAATATTCCTGATGATGCAATAGTCTATCTTTGTGGGCAAAGAGGCTTTAAACGACATCCAGATATTACTAGATTGCAATTGCAGATTCTCAAGGAAGTTCCTAATAGCTACCTCTTAATTAAAGGAATATCTGATGAAGAATCTCTGAAAATATTTTTTGACGAACTAGCAGACGAGGAAAGGGTAGATACTTCAAGATTACGATTTCTACCTATCGTATTTTCCGAATCGATTCATCGAGCTAATTTAGGCATCGCAGATGTAGTTTTAGATACCTATCCTTATAATGGTGCTACAACTACTTTAGAAACTTTGTGGATGTGTATTCCTATGGTGACAAAGGTAGGTGAACAATTCGCTGCCCGCAATAGCTATACTATGATGATGAATGCTGGTATTACAGAAGGTATCGCTTGGACTGATGAAGAATATGTAGAGTGGGGTGTACGTTTAGGTAAGGATGAAGCTTTAAGAAAAGAAATTGCTTGGAAGTTGAAACAATCCAGAAAAACATCACCTTTGTGGAATGGTAAGCAGTTCACTCGTGAAATGGAAAATGCTTACACCCAAATGTGGCAAAGATATATTCAAGATTAG
- a CDS encoding type IV pilin-like G/H family protein: MLKPELQAKFLSHLSNRKNREEEGFTLIELLVVVIIIGVLAAIALPSLLGQVNKAKQSEARNYVGTANRSQQAFFLEYQRFATDLSELQVGIRTPSDNYQYDIQTNNGTASNVAQFRGRAIKPALKSYYGLVGTQLGSGATSEALTVAIACETAAPGTTVAAINAFDTACAANFVSLSR; encoded by the coding sequence ATGCTCAAGCCAGAATTGCAAGCTAAATTCCTCAGCCACCTCAGCAATCGTAAGAACAGAGAAGAAGAAGGTTTTACCTTAATTGAACTGCTAGTAGTTGTAATTATCATCGGTGTACTTGCTGCGATCGCGTTACCTTCGCTACTTGGTCAGGTCAACAAAGCTAAACAGTCAGAAGCAAGAAACTACGTAGGTACAGCTAACCGTTCTCAACAAGCTTTCTTCTTAGAATATCAAAGATTTGCCACTGACCTCTCTGAATTACAAGTAGGGATTAGAACACCATCAGATAACTATCAGTATGATATCCAAACTAACAACGGTACAGCTTCTAACGTTGCTCAATTTAGAGGACGAGCTATTAAACCTGCGCTTAAATCATACTATGGCTTAGTAGGCACACAATTAGGAAGTGGTGCTACTTCTGAAGCCTTAACCGTAGCAATAGCTTGTGAGACAGCTGCTCCCGGTACAACAGTAGCTGCTATTAACGCTTTCGATACAGCATGTGCGGCTAACTTCGTTTCTTTGTCTAGATAA
- a CDS encoding class I SAM-dependent methyltransferase has protein sequence MNNLPTEIFERIRQQFDRLPYPNMPIDFFPENRPYEIYKHNLITSYYLRNQKVIDTSDKIILDAGCGSGFKALILAAANPGAKIVGIDISEKSIELAEQRLKYHGYDQAEFYNLSILDLEKLNCQFDYINCDEVLYTLPEPALALKAMKSVLQPDGIIRTNLHSVYQRTPFYRAQKLFQIMGFSNNNTEDFEIEMIRAIMTSLKENTLLKTEAYSQLFEGEDGKENILMNYLLQGDKGYTVSDTFTMLEAAGLEFISMVNWQQWDLMSLFKEPENLPAFLAIGLPETSLQEQLQLFELINPIHRLLDFWCGNPEQTHNYLSVADWTDADWQIAKVHLHPQLKTKKFEQELASCITQGKVFSTREYLPIVEESFYIDSSMAICLLPLLNQPQLIKDLVQNWLQFRPLNPLTLKPTEVDQAFSFVQKTVLILAGCGYLMLETST, from the coding sequence ATGAATAATTTACCGACTGAAATATTTGAGAGAATCCGCCAGCAATTTGATCGCTTACCATATCCTAATATGCCCATCGATTTTTTTCCTGAAAATCGTCCTTATGAAATTTATAAACATAATTTAATCACTTCTTACTATTTAAGAAATCAAAAGGTCATAGATACTAGTGATAAAATCATTTTAGATGCAGGATGTGGGAGTGGATTTAAAGCCTTAATTTTAGCAGCAGCGAATCCGGGCGCAAAAATTGTTGGTATTGATATATCTGAAAAATCTATAGAATTGGCTGAACAACGTTTAAAGTATCATGGTTATGATCAAGCGGAATTTTATAATTTATCAATTTTAGATTTAGAAAAATTAAATTGCCAATTTGATTATATTAACTGTGACGAAGTTTTATATACTTTACCGGAACCTGCTTTAGCACTAAAAGCAATGAAATCTGTTCTCCAACCCGATGGGATTATTCGTACTAATCTACATAGTGTCTACCAGAGAACGCCATTTTATCGTGCTCAAAAATTGTTTCAAATTATGGGGTTCAGTAATAATAATACTGAAGATTTTGAAATAGAAATGATTCGGGCAATAATGACTTCATTAAAAGAGAATACTCTACTAAAAACAGAGGCTTACTCTCAGCTATTTGAAGGAGAAGATGGTAAAGAAAACATTTTAATGAATTATTTATTACAAGGAGATAAAGGTTATACAGTTTCTGATACATTCACCATGTTAGAAGCAGCAGGCTTAGAGTTTATTAGTATGGTAAACTGGCAACAATGGGACTTGATGAGTTTGTTTAAAGAGCCAGAAAATTTACCTGCTTTTTTGGCAATAGGCTTACCAGAAACTTCATTGCAAGAGCAGTTACAGCTATTTGAATTAATAAATCCTATTCATCGTTTATTAGACTTTTGGTGTGGAAATCCTGAACAAACACATAATTATTTATCCGTTGCTGACTGGACTGATGCAGATTGGCAAATCGCCAAGGTACATTTACATCCTCAATTAAAAACTAAAAAATTTGAGCAAGAATTAGCAAGTTGTATAACACAGGGGAAAGTATTTTCTACAAGGGAATACTTACCTATAGTTGAAGAATCATTTTACATTGATAGTTCAATGGCAATCTGCTTACTACCTTTGTTAAATCAACCTCAGTTAATCAAGGATTTAGTACAAAATTGGCTGCAATTTAGACCTTTAAATCCGTTAACCTTAAAACCAACCGAAGTAGACCAAGCTTTTAGTTTTGTTCAGAAAACTGTATTGATATTGGCAGGCTGTGGTTACTTAATGCTGGAAACATCCACTTGA
- a CDS encoding murein transglycosylase A: protein MRNKLALFSLSLGITFFNPVQIAVSQVSPTVAPLKLVDIGTNCTPSRACLGWDEQLFIGHGSLKSDRAGLLRSIDNSLRYLETPKAAAAYSNYPIKGITLDRVRRSLQRFRQLVATAKSPAQLQAAVRREFAFYKSVGNDGQGTVKFTGYYAPIYSASRVRTAQYKYPIYRVPPDFDQWSKPHPKRIDLEGVDGLLGDKSRLHGLEMFWLRDRFQAYMIHIQGSAKLKLTDGTQTSVGFTGGTDYPWTSIGKLLFQDGKLTKEELNMPGIIRYFRKNPQSMNNYLPRWERFIFFKETKGEPATGSIGVPLVPERSIATDKSIMPPGALAVINAIFPYPGQRNQLIQRHVSRFVLDQDTGSAIKGPGRVDYFLGYGDLAGDRAGVTVTAGSIYYLLLKK from the coding sequence ATGAGAAACAAGCTGGCTTTATTTTCCCTTAGTTTAGGAATCACCTTTTTTAACCCAGTACAAATTGCTGTGAGTCAGGTATCACCCACAGTCGCGCCTTTAAAACTTGTTGATATTGGTACTAACTGCACTCCTTCCCGTGCTTGTTTAGGTTGGGATGAACAACTATTTATAGGTCATGGAAGCCTTAAAAGCGATCGCGCCGGTCTGTTACGCTCAATAGATAATAGTTTGCGTTACCTAGAAACCCCAAAAGCAGCAGCAGCATATAGTAACTACCCCATCAAAGGAATTACCCTTGATAGAGTGCGGCGGAGTTTGCAGCGTTTTCGTCAGTTGGTAGCTACAGCAAAATCACCAGCACAGTTACAAGCTGCGGTGCGGCGGGAGTTTGCCTTTTACAAGTCAGTTGGTAATGATGGACAAGGTACGGTCAAGTTTACTGGCTACTATGCGCCGATTTACTCAGCCAGTCGTGTACGCACTGCACAATATAAATACCCTATCTATCGAGTACCACCAGATTTTGACCAATGGAGTAAACCTCACCCCAAGCGCATTGATTTAGAAGGGGTAGATGGTTTGTTGGGAGATAAAAGCCGATTACATGGCTTAGAGATGTTTTGGTTACGCGATCGCTTTCAAGCATACATGATCCATATCCAAGGTTCTGCTAAACTCAAGTTAACTGATGGGACTCAAACCAGTGTGGGTTTTACAGGCGGAACAGATTACCCTTGGACGAGTATTGGAAAGCTACTATTTCAAGATGGCAAACTAACCAAAGAAGAATTAAATATGCCTGGGATTATTCGATACTTCCGCAAAAATCCCCAGTCGATGAATAATTATCTCCCACGCTGGGAGCGATTTATTTTCTTCAAAGAAACCAAAGGCGAACCAGCTACAGGTAGTATCGGCGTACCTCTTGTACCAGAACGTTCCATTGCCACCGATAAATCTATTATGCCACCAGGGGCTTTAGCTGTAATTAATGCTATATTCCCTTATCCTGGTCAACGTAACCAATTGATTCAGCGCCATGTCAGCCGTTTTGTCTTGGATCAAGATACAGGTAGCGCCATCAAAGGCCCTGGCAGAGTCGATTATTTCCTCGGCTATGGCGACTTAGCAGGCGATCGCGCAGGTGTTACTGTGACTGCTGGTTCTATATATTACTTGCTATTGAAAAAGTGA
- a CDS encoding TauD/TfdA dioxygenase family protein, which yields MGYKHIEVKPTSGFTGAEISGVNLSTHLEDEVIAEIRKALLKWKVVFFRNQNIDHAAQVAFTSRFGEVTYAHPHEDEPIAEHPQILPIDRSRYERKNGLRRSSYESRWHTDVTAAVNPPAASILRAVNVPSIGGDTQWTNLVAAYEGLSAPLRELADKLKAEHRFNARLRIPSNSKLAQRIAANPIVSVHPVVRVHPETGERALFVNPGFTSHILDVSPQESELLLELFFNQITKPAYTTRFRWHNGDIAFWDNRATAHLAPQDLDHIEVERVLYRTTITGDIPVGVDGFRSQIVEGEIFSSELPTVLKNKTEKVAEPALA from the coding sequence ATGGGTTACAAGCACATTGAAGTTAAACCTACATCTGGTTTTACTGGTGCGGAAATCAGTGGTGTAAACCTTTCCACTCATCTAGAAGATGAAGTCATCGCAGAAATTCGCAAAGCATTATTGAAGTGGAAAGTCGTATTCTTCCGCAATCAAAATATTGACCATGCTGCCCAAGTGGCGTTTACATCTCGTTTTGGCGAAGTAACCTACGCTCACCCCCACGAGGACGAACCCATCGCAGAACATCCTCAAATTCTACCAATTGACCGCAGCCGCTACGAACGCAAGAATGGTTTGCGTCGTTCCAGCTACGAAAGCCGTTGGCACACTGATGTCACAGCAGCCGTTAACCCACCTGCGGCTTCAATTCTCCGCGCAGTTAACGTTCCTAGCATTGGTGGTGATACACAGTGGACTAACTTAGTTGCAGCTTATGAAGGTTTGTCTGCACCCTTGCGTGAGTTAGCTGACAAATTGAAAGCCGAACATCGTTTCAATGCACGTTTACGCATACCCAGCAACAGCAAACTGGCTCAACGTATTGCGGCTAATCCTATAGTTTCCGTCCATCCTGTAGTGCGTGTCCATCCAGAGACAGGCGAACGTGCATTATTTGTTAACCCTGGTTTCACTTCTCACATTCTGGATGTGTCACCACAAGAAAGCGAATTGCTGCTTGAGTTGTTCTTCAACCAAATTACCAAGCCAGCATACACCACCCGCTTCCGTTGGCATAACGGTGACATTGCCTTCTGGGACAACCGCGCCACTGCACACTTAGCTCCTCAAGATTTAGATCATATAGAGGTTGAGCGTGTGCTGTATCGCACTACCATCACTGGTGATATTCCTGTGGGAGTTGACGGTTTCCGCTCACAAATAGTTGAAGGCGAGATATTTAGCAGCGAATTACCAACCGTCTTAAAGAACAAAACAGAGAAAGTTGCAGAACCAGCGCTTGCTTAG